The Paenibacillus wynnii DNA window AAGCAGCAGCATCAATGCCTATTTCAGCATTTGTTGTCTTCCATCCAAAGTTCAATTGGAGGTTTGTTATACTTCTCCCTTTTGTAAGCTCTACCTTTTGTCCTTTCAACAGCTGCACTCTATCATCTCCTTCATTGTTTTTACCCTCTCACTACTTTAATATGAATATATAGAAAAGATAGATAAGGGGCTTACATATGGATTTTACAGCAATAGACTTTGAAACAGCGAACTCCAGCCGCTCAAGCGCTTGCGCTCTGGGAATTGTTGAAGTTAAAGCGGGTAAGATTTGGGCAGAACACCATTGGCTGATTGATCCGCAAGCGCATTTTGACGGGATGAATATCGCAGTACATGGAATCACTCCCTCAATGGTCCGAGGCAAACCTACCTTCAGTGAACTTTGGCATTCGATAGAACCTCTTCTTAAAGGACAGATCGTCGTGGCACACAACGCCTCTTTTGATATGAGTGTTCTGCGGTATTGCTTAGATGGAGCTTCACTCAGCTACCCTGATTTTCAGTATTTGTGCACCTATTTATTAGGCAAAAAAATGCTGCAGAATCTGTCTTCCCACAAGCTGAATGTAATATCTGATCATTTTGGGATTAAGCTGAAGCATCATGATGCTTTGGACGATGCACGTGCTTCTGCTGCTATTCTTTTAAAACTTATGGAATTGGAAGAACACTCTGATCCCTTACAACTATCCAGCATTCACGGTTATAACAGCGGAAAGATGTACGTCGGGGGTTACTCTCCATTTACACGTACAGTAAAAAAATCTAGAAAAAAGCCTGCTCCAAGATCCAGCAGACTTTCAATCTAAATTAACATTATATTTTTAAACGGTAAACCGCCTTATTCTCCAACCCCCTAATGAAAGGCGTCCATTCCTCAGTTTCAGGTGTGGTATCCAATGCATCCTCAACCATCTGAAGTTTGGCGTCCATAGCATCAATGTGATGCAGCGCCACTGCCTCAGCTGTTTGCGGTTGCACGGGACTACCCCACTCCCCAAGATTATGGTGTGACAAAACCAAATGCTGTAAAGCCAGTACCTTTTCGGAGCCCAGATCAATATCGGAACGAATAGCAGCCTCCGTAATCCAGTTAGAGGCCATAGAAATATGACCGATCAGCTTTCCGTGAACACTATATTCGGAGACGATGCCCAGCTGGGAGATCATTTCCTCCGGTTTGGCGATGTCATGCAGGATTATTCCTGCCTTCATTAAGTCCGGATTCAGGAAAGGACGCTGTTTACAGAGAAACTCGCCGATCTCCAGCATGCGCACCATGTGATAAGCAAGTCCGGCAAAATAAGCATGGTGATGGGTTTTAGCCGCCGGATAATGCATCAGCTTCTCTTCTACTTTACCTACACAGAAGGAAACAATCGTGGATATTTCTTGATCTGTAATACTTGCCATTACCATTTTAATCGTATGAATGAGATCTACGGGGCGGATAGGCGCAGAGCGGATAAAGTCTGTTAAAGCCACTCCATCGGATTCTATAACCAGTCTCATTTTTGAAACCTTGATCTGTAGCTTCTCACGGTAGGTATGAGCTGTACCCTGTACCTTTACAAGCGCCATCGGGAAGAACGTCTCTTTATCCGTAGTGGTAACGTCCCAAAACTTAGCAGATAACTGCCCACTCGAATCCCCTAATACAATATCAAAATAATCCTTTTGAGGAGTACCATTCGTTTGTTTAATTGCCAACTCCCGCAGTAGATAAAAGCCGACAAAATCATCCTGTGGCGCTAGCTGCTTGATTTGTGTCATGTTGAGCCTCCTATAGATAACAGGTTGGAAACCTGTCTTTGTATATGTAACTTTAGACATCTACCTCATAAATCCCTTTAATTCACCAGATTATCTTAACCGTAATGCCCTTCCTGTGCAAAAAGGGGTCATCCTCCAGTCATTTTCATGACCTTTGGACAACCCCTTATACTTTAAGGCTTAATTTATTGATTATTTACCTGCTGATTCAAGAGCCGCTTTAATTGCTTCTACAACTTTAGCAGATACAATCTTCTCAGCGTCGTTGTTACCAAATGCTGTTGGTTTGTATCCATATTTATGCATGATGCCATAAGTTGTACCTTCAACTTCATTCTTAACTGCTTTTTCAGCTTCTAACAATTGATCAGCAGTTTTAACTTTACCTGCAGCATCAAGGAAATAAACTGTCATGTTTGTTGGAACACCATTTTTAACAGTTACCATTACATTTACCATCTTATCCTTGTTCACTCCGATGAAGATTCCATTGAAGTAAGCAGCTTTGCCAGTTTCAACGATTTCTGCTTTACCGAATGCTCTGTCAACAGCTGCTTTCAATGCAGTGCTGCTGCTTGTAGCTCCTGAAATAGCATCTACCTTTTGAGCTTCTTCTCTAGTTCCAGCAGCCATGAAGCTTGCAGTAAGCTGTGGAATAGCTTTTACTACTTCTGGGTAAGCTTTTGGACCTAAATCTACAAGGTTCATACCTACGCGTGCTAACACTACATCAACAATCATACCGTTACGCAGGGTTACATTCGCTTGATTCGTTCCTTTATCGTAAGCATTACCAAATGCTGTGAAAGTACCGTCTTTATAAGCACCTTGTTGCTTGGATGCATTTGTCATAGCGTCAACCATAGCTGCTTTTACTGCTGCGGACAATGCAGCTTGATCAGCAACTTCAGAGATATTAACACCATTTTCAAGCAAATCAGCTGTTACTTTTGCTACGAAATCCTTTTGTCCAGGGGACAATTTGTCTTCAGCAATCAGCTTCTTGTCAGCTCCGAACAAGCTAACTTTAACAGCAGTTACTTTATCAGATGCAATATCAACCAACAGGAGAACCTTAGATTGGTTGTCAACACCGGCAAATTTACCGTCATAATATTGACCTGCAGTAGGAACCTTCAATGCCTTTTCGAATGCTCTTTCTACAGCTTGATTCCAGCTGTGACTACTTTCAGTAGCACCGGAAATTCCGTCTACCTTCTCATCGTAGTTAGCGATGAAAGATCCATTAGCAAGCAATTTAGCAGTCATAGGTGCGTTTGCTTTAACTACTGAAGCATAAGCAGTTGCGCCTCTGTCGATCAGGTTTGTTCCCAATCTGAACAATTTTACATCAACAAGTTTACCGTTACGGATAACGATGTCGGCTCTTTCTACGCCTACACTTCTTGCAGTACCGTAAGCGGAGTAGAACCCGTCTACATATGCAGATTTATTATCGATAATAGCATTTTGCTGTGCATCCCAGAATGCCTTTACAGCAGCCTTGAATTCAACTTCCAAGCCAGCTGTTGCAGTTGCAGCGATACCGTTAGCCAGCAGTGCTGGTTTGATAGCTGCGATAGCTGCAGTTTGCTCAGCTGTATAAGTCTTCTCATCAATAAAGTCTCCTGCAGCGTTCAGTGCATATACCTTAACATCAGTCAGCTTGTTAGCTGAATATGTTGTGAATACTGCATATTTACCTTCAGGATCAATACCCATATGTTCGCCGTCAAAGTAAACAGCGTCTGCAGGCTTAACTTTCAAAGCTCTTTCAAAAGCTCTGTCAACAGCCAATTTCCAACCGTTGCTTGAACGAGTAGCGCCGGATACAGCATCAACTGCAGCGGCTCCTTCTCTAGTCTTTCCAACCAATCTGTCTTCCATAAGACCATAAGCCTGCCAGAGAGTTTGATAGTTGTTGCGAGCATCTCTATCAATCAATTTAGGGCTAGTTCTCAAAAGTTCAACACTTGTGATCTTACCGTTTTTAATTGTTACTTTAGCGCCTTCAGTACCTTTGGAGTAAGCTTGACCGTAAGTAACATAAACTCCATCTTGGTATACGCTTGCTTTAACAGTAACAGGTTTTGCTGTTGCTGCAGGTTTCACTGCAGGTTTCACTGCAGGTTTCACTGCAGGTTTTACTGCAGGTTTTACAGTTGCCTTAGCTGTTGGTTTTGCTGTTGGTTTTGCTGTTGGTTTTGCTGTTGGTTTTGCTGTTGGTTTTGCTGTTGGTTTTGGTGCTGGTTTTGCTGTTGGCTTTGGTGCTGGTTTAGCTGTTGCAGCAGGTGCTTCCTCAGAAGCAGCGGATACCGCATCAACCTTTAGGTTCAAAGCTGGTGCATTAATTGTAAACGCGATCGGTGACAACAATAATGCGGCAGAAATAGTCAATGAAATAAATTTTTTGTTTTTCAATCTGTATTCTCCTTTACCAATTCCCCAGTTTTATGTAGCATTTTGACAAGTGAATCCTTCGCAAGTGTGATATACTTCCCTTCTCATGAAGAACCTGTTGTCTCTTCACAAGAGGTCATCCCCCCTCTCGCTCCTCTTCTACACCGAACAATTCGAATTCCCAAAAAAATGTATACGTGTTCATTTCTTTTTGATTAAGTGTGAATCTACCTATAATAAGGTGAATTTATTCACATAAAAAGATGTCGGTATTTTACCAGTATTTTCAGCTTGATATTATCAAACTTTTTAAGTTCTTTTCTGTATATAAAATCACACCCCCTATAATAAAAGTCACTATTTACCATATTACACCACATTCGCATGTCATTACCTATTAGAGTTTTTCATGGATCAAACATGACGAATGAAGTGACCGGCGAGCGGAAAATTTATCTTCTATCTATTCCTCAAGCAAACATTCTGAAAGAGATATCACTGGTCACTCGGTCGGTCATTTTAGAAGTGAGGTATGGTCAAAAAGTAGAGGGGGTAGTAGTAAAATAGCAAGCTTATGCTGTCAGTTGTCTATATTTATTAGTCAGCTCCTGAAACCACTGTTTGTCCTGAAGGGCCAGGGCGAAATCAATCAACTCTGTAATCTCACTCTTTTGCAGTTCCGGTGAATCATTAAAGCTAATTTCTGCACTTGCAGCAGCAGCCCCTTCTGAGCCTTCTGTGAAATCAAAGTCAAATTGGAGCTTAATGTCGCTCTCCATAAACTCGTTACGAAGGAAATACAGAATCTCGCACATGAGTACCGGTCTGATCTGGTTGTCAAATACACAGTCCATTACCTTTGCCCAATAATGCTGATTCGTGAGGTGTAACTTATCATTGGTTAAGAGATATTTCTCTCCCTGAAAATCATTGACGAAGTTTAGCTCCAGCGGCTCCATTTTAAATATACCGGCGATTTGCTTCTTGGCAATATTCACAATGTCTTGCGTTTCTAATCTAATCATCTTTCAAGCACCTCATCCCTCTTATTTGGACTTCCAGTAACTTCGCTGCTATCCGCAATAATACTACTAATTTTTATTTAATTTAAAGTTAATATCGTCATCATACTCTACTTTGTTTATAGTTTTATATAAATTTCTTAAAAAAAGTGATTCAAATTTGATAAATTTGTTTAATTTATGTCCTGAAATAAAAAAAGACTGTTTTGCGTGTTAAAAAACACCTCAAAACAGTCTAGTATATAGAACTATATAGATTGTACTTAAGATTTACTCCTTGGGTGTATGGTAGTGTGTTAGTAACTACGATGAATGTGTAGACTACGAGCATCTATCCGCGACAAATACGGCAAATCGTCTACCTACATGGGTTTCTATATATAGTTGCACAACTTACACTTATATTTCTCCCTTAGCACACTTTAGGGGGTTTAATTGCACTTTATACACTTATTTTTGGGTATTCCGGGGTTTAACCGGCATATTCGTGTTTTTAGTTGCACAATGTACACCTATCCATTCATCCGAGCGCCAAAAGCTAGAAATAAGTGTATAAAATCAGACTGTTGAGAAAGCAAACTTTCAAGCTGCAAATATCATGCGGAAACCCAAATGACGGTTAAAGTAGTGAAGGTTACTCTTTTTCATACACAAATGAAAAGCATAGGCCTCCATCTTTGCTAAGTGACGGGCCATTTTCTTCAGATTCTGTGCAATGGCCGTCATCAATGCCTGTTCCTGCATCTTGGCTTTGCCCCGCATTCGGCATCGACGGTACCCGTGGAGATTTTTGGCATCAGCAAAGCTACGCTCAATGGTTTGAGCGCGGTATTTGTAGATTTTCTCGCCTTCGGGACTTTTCCGGTTTTGGTGTACTTTCTCTTTGAAGTCTTCCCATACATGCCGCTGAATCGTACGCTGGTGCTTGGAGTTTTCAGTACATTGAGTGACTTTCGGGCAAGCCGCGCAGTGCCCCTTGGATGATATATACTCGTTGTAGCCTTGTCGGTTCGTCGTTCGGTACGTGAGTGGTTGTCCTAATGGACATACGTATACATCCTTTTTCGCATCATAGGTAAAGTCTTCTTTCGTGAGAAAGCCGGGTTTGCTGGGTGGTTTCCGCTCGGCAATTACAGTCATCCATGGCGTCGTTTGTTTGCAAATATGGGGCACCATGTATCCGGAATCCAAGGCTATGGCTTCGAGGGTGTCTCGAAAACCAAAGGTCTCCAGTTGCCGGGTTAAGCGCTCCATATACACGGTTGAATCATTGACATTGCCTGGCGTCACATACACATCGGTAATCATATTGTATTTGTGGTCAACCGTCCGGTGGTCTAAGTAAAAGAATCCTTCCGGTTTGTTCTTACGATTCATGTAGCCGCTCTCTGGATCAGTCAGGCTCACTTTCAGTTTTTTGGGCTCCTCCTCCCGTTTCCCGCGTGGAGGAGCTAATGGCTTTTTCCCGTGAGCACGGCGGCTTTCATGGACTGCGGTCTCCAACTCTTGCAGATAGGCGTGCGGGGACTCACTCGTCATTTGCTGCGTATAACGATTTTTATTGGCATTCGCCTCGATGTGCGTCGAATCTGTAATTAAGAGCCGCCCCGCAATCATGCGGTGGGAAATGGCAAGCCGCACCACTTCGTCGAAGATTTCCTGGAAGACATCGGTTCCCTGAAATCGTCCATTCCGGTTATAACTAATCGTGGAATGGTCCGGAACTGGTTCACTAAGGCCCAGGCCTAAAAACCACCGGTAGGCAAGGTTAACGTTAATGTCCTGCTCAAGGATGCGTTCGGAACGAATGTTAAACAGGTAGCCAATCAGCATCATTTTGAATAAACGGATGGGTGGAATCGAAGGTCTTCCTTGGGTTGCACTATAATAAGGGCGTACCTTTTCGGTAATGAACGAAAAATCCACATGTTTTTCGACCAAACGAAGGAGGTGATCGGAGGGAACCAACTGGTCTAAACAAACCATCTCCATTTGATATTTTCCGCTATCCCCTTGATCTTTTTCGTTTAACATAAGACACCGCGCTTTCTAGCAAAGTTATCTATATTATACCAAATTAACGCGGTGTCGTGTTGAAATTCGGACTTTCTCAACAGTCTGATAAAATACTTCTATTTCACTGACTACCTCCGAGTTTCTACAAGGGAATTAGGCTGTTTCTTCCTACCCTTCCTGCACCGGGTATCGCGCTTCAAAGATCTCGTTTGGTTTCTTCTTTACCTCTAAATCACCGAAGCCGCGAATCAACCGTTCGCCAAAACGTTCATTGTACTCTATTACATCAAGGTAGACGATTTTCTCTACCCAACCCGATTAAACGAATGAACAAAGGAATTCGAAAGCGCCTGAAACCTATGAACAGTCTCACCAATATGGATGTTAAGTTCAGCTTATATAACTATACAAAAAGTGATACCCTCTGAATCCCTTCTTCCGGTGATATCCGTACCAACCCTTTGTCGGTTAGGCGGAGGGTCGGGATCACGGCCAGCGCAAGCAAAGACAACGTCATAAAAGCATAATTTAATGTGCAACCCGCATCGTAGAGTGCTTTGCTGATAGCAGCAGATTGTGCGGACGCTATCTCAAACGGCTCAGTGGACATAAGACCCGCTATCGCCAACGGAAAAAGAGTTGTACCTCCCGCGGTTATTACAGCTACTCCCCCCTGCGCGTCAGCAACAGCATTCGCGGCCTGGGACATCAACTCATCGTCATTGCCGATTACCAGAACATTGTGACTGTCATGCGCAACGGTCATGGCTATAGCCGCCGGTTCATGAAATCCGATTCCATTTACTACGCCAACCGACTTATTCCCGGTTCCTTTATGACGTTCAAACACTGCAATTTTACAGAGACCATCCCCGTTACCTATTTGCAGCTTCCCCTCTTCCACAGGAAGTGTAAGAATTTGTTCTAGGGTCTCTACATGGTTTTCCCTGACTTCGATAACTCTTGCGGCAAGCTTGCCTGTACTAATCGGTGCAGGAATTACAAAATCTTCAGCTGTCGGACGTGATGACAAATGAACCGAACTCAGCACCTCTTGAGGATAAGTGTACGAGGACAATGTGGCTGTCATCACACCGTTTTCTGCAACTACAACACCCGCTGCTACGGTGAGCACAACATTAACGTCTGATAGATTGCCGTCCAACAGTATTATATCTGCATAAGAACCCGGAGTAATGGAACCGATGTCCCGAGCTAAGCCAAATCGTTCAGCCGTATTAATAGTTGCCATCTGGAAAGCTGTAACCGGCCTGACTCCCTGTGAAATAGCGTGCCGAACTACGAAATCCATATGACCTTCGTCACGAAGTGATTCTGAACTTCGGTCATCGGTTACCAGCATCATTCGGCGCGGATCAAGTCCTCTCTCTGTATGTGCTGTAATGGTTTTGGCTACATCGTGCCAAGCGGAGCCTCGGCGCATTTTGGCATACATCCCGAGCCGCACCCGTTCGATTACGTCATCTGCTGTGACACATTCATGATCACCGGTTACGCCGGCTGCAGCATATATAGGCAGCCTCCAATCACTGGAAGGCCAAGTAAAGTGTCCGTCTACGTATCTCCCTGCACGCAATGTAGCTTGAATTTCCCCTAGCATTTTCTCATCACTATAGACAACGCCTGGAAAGTTCATTACTTCACCCAATGCGATAACATCATCTCCCCAGGTGAAGGCTTCTGCCACTTCCTTTGGCCCAATAGATGCACCAGTTGTCTCGAATTCTTCTCCTGCCGCCGGCACACAGGAAGCAACCTGCATATAAGCAGCGAGAGGTGTTCCCCGCATCTCATCCAGCATCAGCTTTATGCCCTTGAGGCCAAATACATTGGCAATCTCATGGGCATCAAAGAACCCTCCGGTCGTACCCATCGGCAGAACCGCACGAGCAAACTCAGAAACTGTAAGCTGTGTACTCTCAATATGGCAGTGTCCATCCAGGAGTCCGGGGGCCATATATTTACCGCCCGCATCGATGACCTGTGTCCCTTCTCCAATCATGTGTGAGACCTCTTTGCCAACGTAGGCTATACGTCCGCCCTGAATACCGATAGACATGCCCTCTAGGATCTCTCCAGAGCATACATTAACCAGTTTACCGCCTCTAATAACCAGCGTTGCCGGTTGATCTCCACGGGCCGTAGCCACGAGCTCAGGTACACAATCAGCTAAAGGTTTTCTTATAAAAGCCATACTCACCGCTCCCCCCGTAATCAAATAAATTGAACCTTCTCCGCTGCTTCAAGAAGAAACGGCTTCATCGCCCTTAGCAGGACGAAAGCCGTTTTAATATCCACCGATTATCTTATGTTTTACTCATAAACGTCAAGTGCGGCTTGAATAGCAAGCCCCCGCGGCACTGTCACCCCGTGACGTATCAATACAGCCTCAAGAGCTCCAAGCAAACGCAGGATGTTATTCTCGCGGCAGCTAAAACCCATGGTGCCAATACGCCAGATCAAACCTTTTAAGGGTCCGAAAGTGCTGGCAATTTCAATACCAAACCGGTCAAGCAGCATCGAACGGACCGACTCCCCATCCACTCCTTCTGGAATCAGTACACAGGTAACTACTGTAAGCTTACTTTCGGGATCTCCATACAAGTTGAGTCCCATCGCTGTTAATCCGGCTATGAGAGCTTTTTCATGCAGGATATGTCTAGCAAAACGTGCCGCAAGCCCCTCTTCAAGCGTCAAACGTAAGCCTTCCCGAAGCGCATAGAGCATGGAGGTCATTTCCGTGTGATGGTTAAGTCTCTTAGGACTCCAGTAATCCTGAAGCATGCCAAGATCAAAATAATTACTTCGGACAAAAGACAGCTCCCCGGGTTCTACATCCCCGGTTCTTAAACCGCGTTCTACCCGTTTGCGGGTCAAAAGCTTTGCCTCAGCGCGTTCATTATAAGTAATGGGGGCCATGCCTGAGGGAACCGATAGACATTTCTGCGTCCCCCCGATTACAGCATCCAGCATCCAGGCATCCGTCTCTACAGGCACCCCCCCGATGGTTGCCACCGCATCGACAATGAACAGGCAATCCTGCTCCCGGCAGGCCCGCCCAATCTCCGCAAGCGGTTGAACACGACCGGTGGAGGTTTCTCCATGAACCATTGCAACCACATGCGGCCTGAAGTTTTCCATGGCAGCTATTACTTCACTAGACTCAAACACACTTCCCCAGGTTTTCTCCAGAACCCTTACTTCCGCACCGCAGCGTTCCGCAATTTCATGCAGGAGATGTCCGAAACGACCAAAGATCGGAATCAACACGCGATCCCCCGGTGCAATAAGGCTCACCATCGCCGCTTCGATACCTGAGCGGGAAGTCCCGTCTACAGGATAGGCCCATTGGTTGCCCGTAACGAACAATTCTCTCAGCATTCCCATAGTCTCATTCATAATATCTGTAAACTCCGGATCAAATTGCCCCAATACCGGGAAAGACATCGCCCGCAGTACACGCGGATCAACCTCCACCGGTCCCGGGGTCATTATGCACCGAAGTGAAGGCGACAAATCTTCGTACCGCTTCATGACAATCTCTCCTCTATAACAAATCTACTTATAGGCAAGCTCATATAATAGTTCGGTCAGAACTTCCAGGCCGACTCCGAGTTCCTCCGGAGAAGAATACTCTGCAGGAGAATGGCTGATTCCGTCCCGACTGGGAACAAATATCATTGCCGTAGGAAAGCGCGGCGCAAAGAGTTGAGCATCGTGTCCGGCACCGCTCACCATGTTGCGGTAGCTCCTGCCTTGCTTTTGGCAAATGCGTTCCAGACCGTAGCACAACTCGCTATTCATAGGTGCAGGAAGAGCACTGAGTCTTGGTGTGAGATCCAGGTTAAGGCCGCGTTTTGCTGCTATTTCATTAAAAGCTATAAGGGTATCGCTACAGAAGCGATCCAGCTTCTCAGCCTCACTATGCCGAATATCCAGCGTAAATTGCACCTCTCCAGGAATCACATTCGGTGTATTAGGGATTACCTCCAACCGACCTGTTGTTGCCACTAGCGGTTCACCGGCTTCCCCGGCTAAACGTTCAAGCAGAAGCAGCATTTCAGCAGTACCCATCAATGCATCCGCCCGCAAGTTCATCGGTGTTGTGCCCGCATGATTCGCTGTTCCTGAGACCCTGACTGTAAAACGTCTTTGTCCGGCGATAGCCTCCACAATACCGATCTGTGTTGAGGTCTTTTCTAGAAGTATTCCCTGCTCAATATGCAGCTCCACAAAAGCTCCAATATCATCTCTTCTTGTTGAATCTACGCGTTGGTTCATTGTGTCTTCGAAGTTATTATAATCACATTCTGCCATCGCACTCTTTAAGGTGATACCCTCAGAATCGGCGCAAGTATCTGCTTCACTTCCATCGTACATCCCTGTAACATGGCCTGAGCCCCAAAAGGTTAACGGAAACCTGCTGCCTTCCTCTTCACAAAACGATACCACCTCCAAAGACCGCAGCGGCTGTCCAAAAGTCTCTTGGAGATAATGAATTGCGGTAATCGCAGCGGCTATTCCATAAGCTCCGTCATATTTCCCGCCGTTAACAACGGTATCCACATGCGAGCCTGTTAGAATTACTTTATCATCCGGGTTTCGTCCGGCTAGCCGCCCATATACATTGCCGACTTTATCCGTTCCTACCTTTAGACCGAATCCAGCCATTTTCCCCTGCAAAAAAAGCTGTGCTTGGCTCCACTCCGGTGTATAAAGCAGCCTAGTTACACCCGGTCCCGGAGCGCTAAATACGGCCAAATCATCCAGCAGTTTCAACATCTCGGTGGATGCTGCTTGTATCATCGGCGTACTCATCGGATTAGCTGCCCTTCCTTGATCTGGAGCCATTGTCCACCATCCCCTGATACCACTCCGTCTTCAGCGGTGTAGACAATATTGCCACGGCATAGGGTTGCAGTTACCTCGCAGGATAAGGTCAACCCTATATATGGACTGTGTTTGTGACGATAGAAGAGATCCTCTGGTTCAAGTCTATAAGAACGGTTCGGATCGAGCAATACCAGGTCGGCATCGAGCCCCACCGTTATGGAGCCTTTGCGATCCTGCATTCCGAAACGCTTTGCCGGAAGCTCCGCCAACAACTTCGCAATTAAAGTTACGGGTAACCCCCTAACGGCTACCCCTTCGTGGAACATCAGTTCGAGACTGCTTTGTGCGCCTGAAATGCCTCCCCAGGCTTCAAAAAAGGACAAACCTTCTTTCAATTTCAGCTCTGTTGGACAAGGAGAATGATCCGATGCAACCAGGTCGATTTTGCCTTCTGAAAGCACCTTCCACAACTTCTCCCGTTCCTCTTCACTTCGTAAAGGCGGAGCGCATTTGGCTACCGGTCCGAGACTTTCCATGTGGGTCTCATTTAAAAGGAGATAATGGGGACAGGTTTCCGCGGAAACATCCAGTCCCCGAAGCTTGGCAGAATGAATCATTTCTATAGCAGCTGCAGTACTAATATGAACAAAATGCAACCGGCATCCCGTCCGTTCACTATACAGCAGTGCTCGCGCAACAGCTTCCAGTTCAGCTTCGGGTGGCCGGCATGCAGCGAAATCACCCGCTGTATTCCGCCCCTCCCGCTCGGCATCTGCAGAAAGTACGGCTGTGATGTCCTCGCTTTCTGCATGCAGCGCGAGAATGCCGCCAAGTGCAGCGATTTTCTTCATGCCTTGATAGAGAGTATTATCATCCACCTCACGGAATCGGCCCTCACCTTCGCCTCCCGGATTGGATAAAAAAGCCTTAAAACCGGTAACGCCAGCTGCTGCCAACGCCTCTAAATCATCCAGGTTCCCGGGAACTAATCCACCCCACAGCACATAGTCTATTGCGGAATTCCCATAAGCAGCTTCTGCCTTTAGCTTGAGGGCAGCCTCATTAACCGTAGGCGGATTACCGTTAAGGGGCATATCCGCGTAGGTCGTACAACCACCTGCAGCAAGAGCGGCAGACCCGCTCCGAAAGCCTTCCCAATGACCCATCGTTGGCTCATTAAAGTGAACATGCATATCAATCATACCCGGCAGCACATATTGTCCTTCCGCATCGATAACGTTGGAATCCGAAGTCAATGATAGATTCTCGCCCAACGCGGCAATTTTACCCTCAAGGATACCGATATCTAACCTTACCACTTCACCGGACAGCACTACATTCCCATTCTTAATTACAAGATCATACGAATTCTTCACGTTACGATCACCTCCGGTCCTCAGTTTCTTAGCTGCCCCGATACGTACTATATCCACCTGGAGCCACGAGCAGCGGAACATGGTAGTGATCCAAGGGGTTACTTATATTAAAGCGAATCGGGATCTGTTCAAGAAAGAAGGGGGCAGAATCAACAGTTTCATTTTCTTCCTCTAATCCTGTTTTTCGAAAATAATCGCCAGCCATAAACAGTAGTTCATAACAGCCGGTCTCCATCC harbors:
- a CDS encoding 3'-5' exonuclease is translated as MDFTAIDFETANSSRSSACALGIVEVKAGKIWAEHHWLIDPQAHFDGMNIAVHGITPSMVRGKPTFSELWHSIEPLLKGQIVVAHNASFDMSVLRYCLDGASLSYPDFQYLCTYLLGKKMLQNLSSHKLNVISDHFGIKLKHHDALDDARASAAILLKLMELEEHSDPLQLSSIHGYNSGKMYVGGYSPFTRTVKKSRKKPAPRSSRLSI
- a CDS encoding 3'-5' exoribonuclease YhaM family protein, translating into MTQIKQLAPQDDFVGFYLLRELAIKQTNGTPQKDYFDIVLGDSSGQLSAKFWDVTTTDKETFFPMALVKVQGTAHTYREKLQIKVSKMRLVIESDGVALTDFIRSAPIRPVDLIHTIKMVMASITDQEISTIVSFCVGKVEEKLMHYPAAKTHHHAYFAGLAYHMVRMLEIGEFLCKQRPFLNPDLMKAGIILHDIAKPEEMISQLGIVSEYSVHGKLIGHISMASNWITEAAIRSDIDLGSEKVLALQHLVLSHHNLGEWGSPVQPQTAEAVALHHIDAMDAKLQMVEDALDTTPETEEWTPFIRGLENKAVYRLKI
- a CDS encoding FMN-binding protein, with protein sequence MKNKKFISLTISAALLLSPIAFTINAPALNLKVDAVSAASEEAPAATAKPAPKPTAKPAPKPTAKPTAKPTAKPTAKPTAKPTAKATVKPAVKPAVKPAVKPAVKPAATAKPVTVKASVYQDGVYVTYGQAYSKGTEGAKVTIKNGKITSVELLRTSPKLIDRDARNNYQTLWQAYGLMEDRLVGKTREGAAAVDAVSGATRSSNGWKLAVDRAFERALKVKPADAVYFDGEHMGIDPEGKYAVFTTYSANKLTDVKVYALNAAGDFIDEKTYTAEQTAAIAAIKPALLANGIAATATAGLEVEFKAAVKAFWDAQQNAIIDNKSAYVDGFYSAYGTARSVGVERADIVIRNGKLVDVKLFRLGTNLIDRGATAYASVVKANAPMTAKLLANGSFIANYDEKVDGISGATESSHSWNQAVERAFEKALKVPTAGQYYDGKFAGVDNQSKVLLLVDIASDKVTAVKVSLFGADKKLIAEDKLSPGQKDFVAKVTADLLENGVNISEVADQAALSAAVKAAMVDAMTNASKQQGAYKDGTFTAFGNAYDKGTNQANVTLRNGMIVDVVLARVGMNLVDLGPKAYPEVVKAIPQLTASFMAAGTREEAQKVDAISGATSSSTALKAAVDRAFGKAEIVETGKAAYFNGIFIGVNKDKMVNVMVTVKNGVPTNMTVYFLDAAGKVKTADQLLEAEKAVKNEVEGTTYGIMHKYGYKPTAFGNNDAEKIVSAKVVEAIKAALESAGK
- a CDS encoding IDEAL domain-containing protein; this translates as MIRLETQDIVNIAKKQIAGIFKMEPLELNFVNDFQGEKYLLTNDKLHLTNQHYWAKVMDCVFDNQIRPVLMCEILYFLRNEFMESDIKLQFDFDFTEGSEGAAAASAEISFNDSPELQKSEITELIDFALALQDKQWFQELTNKYRQLTA
- a CDS encoding IS1182 family transposase, whose amino-acid sequence is MLNEKDQGDSGKYQMEMVCLDQLVPSDHLLRLVEKHVDFSFITEKVRPYYSATQGRPSIPPIRLFKMMLIGYLFNIRSERILEQDINVNLAYRWFLGLGLSEPVPDHSTISYNRNGRFQGTDVFQEIFDEVVRLAISHRMIAGRLLITDSTHIEANANKNRYTQQMTSESPHAYLQELETAVHESRRAHGKKPLAPPRGKREEEPKKLKVSLTDPESGYMNRKNKPEGFFYLDHRTVDHKYNMITDVYVTPGNVNDSTVYMERLTRQLETFGFRDTLEAIALDSGYMVPHICKQTTPWMTVIAERKPPSKPGFLTKEDFTYDAKKDVYVCPLGQPLTYRTTNRQGYNEYISSKGHCAACPKVTQCTENSKHQRTIQRHVWEDFKEKVHQNRKSPEGEKIYKYRAQTIERSFADAKNLHGYRRCRMRGKAKMQEQALMTAIAQNLKKMARHLAKMEAYAFHLCMKKSNLHYFNRHLGFRMIFAA